A genomic window from Algoriphagus sp. Y33 includes:
- a CDS encoding FMN-dependent NADH-azoreductase encodes MTKTLVISYTPRKGSYTKILLDEFVKLAKGKTEITHLDLADTPPQLLLKQNLNLIMDWNLGKRDFSESERALLANHNKLIEEVLEVDNIVVAFPIYNFTMPAAVKAWIDAIVVSDKTFSFSPETGFNGLCNDKKALSIVVGGFDYNNSTKIKEFATATLKQNFDFIGVSSEQISAFGVDQNREQINSILDKAKLEIKSLIERWFPNSPYYNHRCIVKL; translated from the coding sequence ATGACAAAAACACTAGTAATTAGTTACACACCGAGAAAAGGCTCATACACTAAAATCTTACTCGATGAATTTGTGAAACTGGCAAAAGGTAAAACAGAAATAACACATTTGGATTTAGCTGATACTCCACCTCAACTGTTGTTAAAGCAAAATTTAAACTTGATCATGGATTGGAACTTGGGTAAAAGAGACTTTTCGGAAAGTGAAAGGGCACTCCTAGCTAATCACAATAAACTTATCGAAGAAGTTTTAGAAGTTGATAACATTGTTGTGGCTTTCCCTATCTACAACTTCACAATGCCAGCAGCAGTCAAAGCCTGGATTGATGCCATTGTTGTTAGCGATAAAACTTTCTCATTCAGCCCTGAGACTGGATTTAATGGGCTTTGTAATGATAAAAAAGCTCTATCGATAGTCGTTGGTGGATTCGATTATAACAACTCAACTAAGATCAAGGAATTTGCTACTGCTACCTTAAAGCAAAATTTTGATTTTATAGGTGTATCCTCAGAACAGATTTCTGCTTTTGGGGTTGACCAAAACAGAGAGCAGATAAATTCAATACTTGACAAAGCAAAACTTGAAATAAAATCCTTGATTGAAAGATGGTTTCCAAATTCCCCCTACTATAATCATAGGTGTATAGTCAAATTGTAA
- a CDS encoding LysR family transcriptional regulator, whose translation MINLEWLRTFISIYECNNLTEASKKLNMTQPGVSKHLAALESHIGKKLFDRTTRKLVPTEYGDFLYSQINNPLHELEKVEYYSGQRAKKERAAITIGCTTDFFKEELINEIYSFDMYIVTHFGNERELIEALEMDKIQLLVGVKKYDIYDHQFKFIKNEELELVCSQGIPLPKNQGQDDLELIKWLQKQTWFTYDNNQNEIKKYWESQFSTSPKIVPRFILPSYMDILEVLSINSGFSVVPKHLCVKGLSQKLIKTPIKSSNRIEQKLYYSFKLKNSNLKEINLFMDQLKKDKG comes from the coding sequence ATGATTAATCTAGAGTGGCTAAGGACATTTATTTCCATATACGAGTGTAATAACTTAACGGAGGCTTCAAAAAAGTTGAACATGACCCAGCCTGGGGTTAGTAAACATTTGGCTGCCCTAGAAAGCCATATCGGGAAAAAGCTGTTTGATAGAACTACTCGGAAATTAGTTCCTACAGAGTATGGAGATTTTTTGTATTCACAAATAAATAATCCTTTACATGAATTAGAGAAAGTAGAGTATTACTCGGGTCAAAGAGCAAAAAAAGAACGCGCTGCAATAACAATTGGTTGTACAACAGACTTTTTTAAGGAAGAATTGATTAATGAAATTTACTCTTTTGATATGTATATAGTAACTCATTTTGGAAATGAAAGAGAATTGATTGAAGCCCTTGAAATGGATAAGATTCAATTATTGGTTGGGGTTAAAAAGTATGATATTTATGACCATCAATTCAAATTTATAAAGAATGAGGAGTTAGAGTTAGTCTGTTCTCAAGGTATTCCGCTTCCAAAAAATCAGGGACAAGATGATTTGGAATTAATCAAATGGCTACAAAAGCAAACATGGTTTACCTATGACAACAACCAAAATGAAATAAAAAAGTATTGGGAGTCACAATTCAGTACTAGTCCTAAAATTGTTCCTAGATTTATACTACCCTCTTATATGGATATATTAGAAGTTTTAAGTATTAATAGTGGATTTAGCGTGGTGCCTAAACATTTGTGTGTAAAAGGATTGAGTCAAAAATTGATTAAAACACCAATTAAGTCTTCTAATAGAATAGAGCAGAAACTCTATTATTCATTTAAGTTGAAGAATAGTAATCTGAAGGAAATCAATCTTTTTATGGATCAGTTGAAAAAAGATAAAGGCTAG
- a CDS encoding Crp/Fnr family transcriptional regulator — protein sequence MTDLITFFKRLTPVSTESLEKFSGLFRPKMLKKGNFFITEGKVATEIGFLEEGIIRAFYRNKEAVEYNKHFFINPCFIGGYASLITGSPNQIIQQALVDCNIQVANFAEVQNLYESCPDLERGARRLAEQFFVQKEQREIEIVLLDAEKRYQLFQKDFPQLEQLIPQYHIASYLGITPTQLSRIRRKISGK from the coding sequence ATGACCGATTTGATTACTTTCTTTAAACGATTAACTCCTGTTTCAACTGAGAGCTTGGAGAAATTTTCCGGTTTGTTCCGACCAAAAATGCTGAAAAAAGGAAACTTCTTTATTACTGAAGGAAAAGTAGCCACAGAAATTGGGTTTTTAGAAGAGGGCATTATCCGGGCATTCTACAGAAACAAAGAAGCTGTGGAATACAATAAGCATTTTTTTATCAATCCCTGTTTTATTGGTGGCTATGCTTCACTTATAACTGGATCGCCCAACCAAATAATTCAACAGGCATTAGTGGACTGTAACATACAGGTCGCAAATTTTGCAGAAGTACAAAACCTGTATGAAAGCTGTCCCGATCTTGAAAGAGGTGCCAGACGATTGGCAGAACAATTTTTTGTACAGAAAGAGCAACGGGAAATTGAAATCGTATTACTAGATGCTGAAAAGAGATATCAGCTATTCCAAAAAGACTTCCCACAGCTGGAACAACTCATTCCTCAGTATCATATCGCTTCTTACCTGGGCATTACGCCCACTCAACTTAGCCGAATTAGGAGAAAAATTTCTGGTAAGTAG
- a CDS encoding darcynin family protein: MEIQKPYTVLVLLNAKPHWLALTRDQRSEFVEKELVPIFDRVSKNVSVRFFDSEYFHASISDFLILNATELEGYKLFIELLRDTKVYSIPYFEIKDIIIGQENLFEDFNEQFKRDAL; the protein is encoded by the coding sequence ATGGAAATCCAGAAACCCTATACCGTTTTGGTATTATTGAATGCTAAGCCCCATTGGCTTGCCCTAACCAGAGATCAAAGGAGTGAGTTTGTCGAAAAAGAGCTGGTGCCTATTTTCGATAGAGTCAGTAAGAACGTATCTGTGAGATTTTTTGACAGTGAATATTTTCATGCATCCATTTCGGACTTTTTGATTCTAAATGCCACAGAATTGGAAGGTTATAAATTGTTTATAGAATTGCTTCGTGATACTAAAGTCTACAGCATACCTTATTTTGAAATTAAGGACATCATTATAGGGCAGGAGAACTTGTTTGAAGATTTCAACGAGCAATTTAAAAGAGATGCCCTATGA
- a CDS encoding SDR family oxidoreductase yields MRVTGNTILITGGSSGIGLALAKRFLKLDNKVIITGRNEEKLKQIKEELPGIHCYVGDLTHKSSLDELVLLMEQEHPDLNILINNAGIQYNYSFVDEPDLSYKIDYEISTNITVPIKLTGFLLPLLLKNQNSAIVNVSSGLFIAPKASASVYCASKSAIHSFTKTLRYQLETTDTKVFEIVPSLIDTPMTEGRGKSKISAEQLTDEFFRDFKKNKTESYIGKTKLLNFIHRISPKLSDKIMKNGL; encoded by the coding sequence ATGAGAGTCACAGGTAACACCATCTTAATTACAGGAGGCTCATCAGGAATTGGTCTGGCCCTTGCCAAACGTTTTTTGAAACTTGATAACAAAGTCATTATCACTGGCCGTAACGAAGAAAAATTAAAACAAATAAAGGAGGAACTCCCGGGAATCCATTGCTACGTTGGCGATTTGACCCACAAAAGCTCACTGGATGAACTTGTATTATTGATGGAACAAGAACACCCCGACCTCAATATCCTAATCAACAATGCCGGCATCCAATACAACTACAGCTTTGTAGATGAACCAGATCTTTCGTATAAAATTGATTATGAAATATCCACAAATATAACAGTGCCTATTAAACTTACCGGGTTTTTACTGCCTTTACTTCTTAAAAACCAGAATAGTGCCATAGTCAATGTCAGCAGTGGACTTTTTATTGCCCCAAAAGCATCCGCATCGGTGTATTGTGCCAGTAAATCTGCCATTCATAGTTTTACCAAGACACTTCGCTATCAGTTGGAAACTACCGATACAAAAGTTTTTGAAATCGTCCCTTCTCTGATTGATACCCCTATGACTGAAGGAAGGGGTAAATCCAAAATTTCTGCCGAACAGCTGACTGACGAGTTTTTCAGGGATTTTAAAAAGAACAAAACTGAAAGCTATATAGGTAAAACTAAGTTGTTGAATTTTATTCATAGAATTTCCCCAAAACTCTCAGACAAGATCATGAAAAACGGTCTTTAG
- the rhuM gene encoding virulence protein RhuM/Fic/DOC family protein, protein MNNKIEIYQGENGQTQIEVKFEQETVWLNQKQMAELFGKDVRTINEHIKTIYNSHELEKEPTIRKFRIVQLEGKRKIERNIDHFNLDMIISVGYRVNSKNGIKFRQWATQRLKDFLVQGYAINETRLSQKQQEVQTLKDGIRILSRAIEQKALDQNLEWLNHFAKGLELLDDYDHENLDKKGLTKRPANYPEIAEYKEVIQSMKSDFESSVFGKEKDESFESAIAQISKGFGDEDFYSTLEEKAATLLYLIVKNHGFVDGNKRIAAACFLLFLQSNMLLA, encoded by the coding sequence ATGAATAATAAAATCGAAATATACCAAGGAGAAAATGGCCAAACTCAAATTGAGGTAAAGTTTGAGCAGGAAACAGTATGGCTAAATCAAAAGCAAATGGCTGAGCTTTTTGGTAAGGACGTAAGAACAATAAATGAACATATCAAAACAATTTATAATAGTCATGAATTAGAAAAGGAACCAACTATCCGGAAATTCCGGATAGTTCAACTGGAGGGTAAAAGGAAAATTGAACGAAATATCGATCACTTTAATCTCGACATGATCATATCAGTTGGCTATAGAGTAAATTCAAAAAATGGTATAAAATTTCGTCAATGGGCAACCCAACGACTCAAAGATTTCCTTGTTCAGGGCTATGCTATCAATGAGACAAGGCTTTCTCAGAAACAACAAGAAGTCCAGACCCTTAAAGACGGAATCCGGATCTTAAGCCGGGCAATTGAGCAAAAGGCCCTGGATCAGAATTTGGAATGGCTTAACCACTTTGCCAAAGGTCTTGAGTTGCTCGATGATTATGATCATGAGAACCTTGATAAAAAAGGGTTAACTAAAAGACCAGCAAACTATCCAGAGATAGCAGAATACAAAGAAGTAATTCAATCGATGAAATCAGATTTTGAGTCAAGTGTGTTTGGAAAGGAAAAAGATGAAAGCTTTGAAAGTGCGATTGCACAAATCAGTAAAGGATTTGGTGACGAGGATTTCTACTCAACCCTGGAAGAAAAAGCCGCTACGCTCCTATACCTGATCGTCAAAAATCACGGATTCGTAGATGGCAACAAACGGATTGCAGCCGCTTGCTTCCTTCTCTTTTTGCAGTCAAATATGCTATTGGCATAA
- a CDS encoding site-specific integrase, whose translation MIRNPFVQFKMVKKEVNRDFLSWIEIQKISEKQFATERLNHVRDIFLFSCYTGLAYIDVKNLRKNQIATGIDGEQWIYTQRQKTDSPTRLPLLPKALQLIEKYQNHPQCQDGTHLLPVLSNQKMNSYLKEIADVCEINKPLTFHIARHTFATTITLANGVPIETVSKMLGHKSLKQTQHYAKILDTRISFDMKALKEKLQ comes from the coding sequence TTGATCAGAAATCCGTTTGTACAGTTCAAGATGGTGAAAAAGGAAGTCAATCGGGACTTTCTATCATGGATTGAAATCCAAAAGATATCTGAAAAACAATTCGCAACGGAACGGCTAAACCATGTCAGGGATATTTTTCTGTTCAGTTGCTATACTGGCCTTGCCTACATTGATGTGAAAAACCTTAGAAAAAATCAAATAGCAACAGGTATTGACGGAGAACAATGGATATATACTCAGAGGCAAAAAACAGATTCTCCTACCCGTTTGCCCTTATTGCCAAAAGCATTACAGTTGATTGAAAAGTACCAAAACCATCCACAATGCCAGGATGGCACTCATTTACTTCCTGTATTGAGCAACCAAAAGATGAATTCCTATCTGAAAGAGATTGCGGATGTATGTGAGATAAATAAACCACTCACCTTTCATATTGCCCGGCACACCTTTGCTACAACCATAACCTTGGCCAATGGAGTCCCTATTGAAACCGTATCAAAAATGCTGGGGCACAAATCCCTCAAGCAGACGCAGCATTATGCCAAAATCCTGGATACTAGGATAAGCTTTGACATGAAGGCACTAAAGGAAAAGCTACAATGA
- a CDS encoding phage integrase SAM-like domain and Arm DNA-binding domain-containing protein encodes MLEKSSGLLFFLKQSKKSTKKERYVYLRITVDGISKEISTKRLWPPSRWNASAGRAEGNKEDSRILNSFLDTLSYKALQAKKQLIESDREVTSEALKNVLLGIGEKKKMILEIFKEHNEQVEALLGKEFAPGTLQRYKTSLDHTRSFIQWKYGSDDMDIQLLDYEFISGYSFWLRSVQNCSHNTTVKYLSNFKKIVLICIKNG; translated from the coding sequence ATGTTAGAAAAAAGCTCCGGATTGCTCTTCTTTTTGAAACAGTCCAAAAAATCAACAAAAAAAGAGAGGTATGTATACCTCAGAATCACCGTCGATGGGATTTCTAAAGAAATTTCCACAAAGAGACTTTGGCCCCCTTCAAGGTGGAACGCTTCAGCCGGAAGAGCCGAAGGAAACAAAGAGGACAGCAGGATATTAAACTCATTCCTGGATACACTTTCCTATAAAGCACTTCAAGCCAAAAAGCAACTGATTGAATCAGATAGAGAAGTCACCTCAGAAGCTTTGAAGAATGTCCTTCTTGGAATCGGTGAGAAGAAAAAAATGATACTTGAGATTTTCAAAGAGCACAATGAACAGGTGGAAGCGTTGCTGGGAAAAGAATTTGCTCCTGGCACTTTGCAGCGTTACAAAACCTCATTGGATCATACCCGCTCATTTATCCAATGGAAATATGGATCAGATGACATGGACATCCAACTTCTGGATTATGAATTTATTTCAGGGTATTCCTTTTGGCTAAGGTCGGTTCAGAACTGCAGTCACAATACCACTGTGAAATACCTTTCCAATTTTAAAAAGATTGTACTGATCTGCATAAAAAACGGATAG
- a CDS encoding DUF885 family protein yields MKISLKLPYTLLLLCLICLYSCAGSEEAKDSTAEINSWLDQEYEELLQMSPLQLTTQGRKDHYSKIDDMSESGEMKILEWMEASVAEMKEKFALDEIDHEAQLSWKLWEYQYEQAKLEYEFRNSGYAFNQMTGSHTSLPNILINYHTVDSLADMEALISRYAELGRAMDQLVERAKIQAAEGYKPPKFAYDYVIKQAEALIQGQPFDNSEKDSPLWSDALSKIKTLEKDGKITPEEGDTLKSQAKESLQTSFKPSYEKLIAWLKEELPTLETAPTGLSRHKDGDKYYTFRLQSATTTDLSADEIHEIGLREVERIQKEMLAIKEQVGFDGDLKEFFKFVNSDPQFFFPNTDEGRQAYLDQSTAFLDTMNTKTPEYFGLLPKAKLDVKRVEAFREQDGAPQHYSQGTPDGSRNGTYYVHLSDMSAMPKSTMEGVAYHEGIPGHHMQISIQQELKNIPKFRTQLFFNAYVEGWALYSEALAKEMGGYKNPYYDFGRLVNEIWRAIRLVTDTGLHSKGWTEADAISYFEKNSSISAGAIQSEVRRYLVMPGQATGYKIGMLKIQELRAKAERDLGDKFDLKAFHDLILGQGALPLNLLEEEVNRWIRKTTGSGQSKTE; encoded by the coding sequence ATGAAGATAAGTTTAAAACTACCCTACACTCTTTTGTTGCTATGTTTGATCTGTCTATACAGCTGCGCAGGCTCTGAAGAAGCAAAAGATTCCACAGCTGAAATAAACAGCTGGCTTGATCAGGAATACGAAGAATTACTTCAGATGAGCCCCCTTCAATTGACAACTCAAGGCCGAAAAGATCATTATTCTAAGATCGACGACATGAGTGAAAGCGGCGAAATGAAGATACTCGAATGGATGGAAGCCAGTGTGGCGGAAATGAAGGAAAAATTTGCTTTGGACGAAATTGACCATGAAGCGCAATTATCATGGAAGCTATGGGAATATCAGTATGAGCAGGCAAAATTGGAATACGAATTCAGAAATTCCGGGTATGCTTTCAACCAAATGACAGGCTCACACACTTCACTGCCAAACATATTGATCAATTATCACACCGTGGATTCCTTGGCAGATATGGAAGCCTTGATTTCACGTTACGCCGAATTGGGAAGAGCAATGGATCAACTAGTGGAAAGAGCAAAAATACAAGCAGCGGAAGGATATAAGCCGCCGAAGTTTGCTTATGACTATGTAATCAAACAAGCAGAAGCACTGATCCAAGGCCAGCCTTTTGACAATTCTGAAAAAGACTCTCCGCTGTGGAGTGATGCACTTTCGAAAATCAAAACACTGGAGAAAGACGGGAAGATCACGCCAGAAGAAGGTGATACCCTCAAGTCACAAGCCAAGGAATCACTCCAAACTTCTTTCAAACCTTCGTATGAAAAGTTGATTGCCTGGCTCAAGGAGGAATTACCAACTTTAGAGACGGCACCTACCGGCCTTAGCCGTCATAAGGATGGCGATAAGTATTATACTTTCAGGCTGCAAAGTGCCACCACCACGGATTTATCGGCTGATGAAATCCACGAAATCGGACTTAGGGAAGTAGAAAGAATACAAAAAGAAATGCTGGCCATAAAAGAGCAAGTAGGCTTTGATGGAGATTTAAAGGAGTTCTTCAAATTCGTCAATAGTGATCCTCAATTCTTTTTTCCTAATACAGATGAGGGAAGACAGGCCTACTTAGATCAGTCTACTGCTTTCTTAGACACAATGAATACGAAGACTCCTGAATATTTCGGGTTATTACCCAAGGCTAAACTCGATGTCAAACGTGTGGAAGCCTTTCGGGAACAAGATGGTGCCCCGCAGCATTACTCCCAAGGAACGCCTGACGGAAGCCGAAACGGCACGTATTACGTACACCTATCAGACATGTCGGCAATGCCCAAATCCACTATGGAAGGAGTAGCTTACCATGAAGGAATCCCCGGGCACCATATGCAGATCTCCATACAACAGGAACTCAAGAACATCCCTAAATTCAGGACCCAACTTTTCTTCAATGCCTATGTAGAAGGCTGGGCTTTATACTCTGAAGCATTGGCCAAGGAAATGGGAGGATACAAGAATCCCTATTATGATTTCGGGAGATTGGTCAATGAGATATGGAGGGCAATCCGCTTAGTTACTGATACCGGGCTTCATTCCAAAGGATGGACAGAGGCTGATGCCATCTCCTATTTTGAAAAAAATTCTTCCATTTCGGCTGGAGCGATTCAATCTGAGGTAAGACGATATCTGGTGATGCCGGGACAGGCGACGGGATATAAGATCGGGATGCTAAAGATCCAGGAGTTGCGGGCTAAAGCAGAAAGGGACTTAGGCGACAAGTTTGATTTAAAGGCTTTTCATGACTTAATACTAGGACAAGGAGCTCTTCCTTTGAACCTATTGGAGGAAGAAGTTAACCGCTGGATAAGAAAAACAACAGGAAGCGGGCAATCTAAAACAGAATAA
- a CDS encoding YihY/virulence factor BrkB family protein, producing MKTKILRLEVKLLWQARKLKKIHLGDPDKNLFDVGRIFLIQLQKDDILERAGSMAFSYTIALFPMILFLLNLIPYLQDIFPYITTQNILKFTQEILPEEIYTQSEGTIMDIVSKPRQSLLSLGFFFALFASTQGVVSMMNSFNSVYQTKDNRGFLQSRGIAVSIVLMLALTVITASLVMILGGIIIRRLDELQVFNSGFMIFLFSTLKFLILLFMFYITTAFIFRFAPAVHDKWKFFSVGAKLAGLLITLGFYGFTFYLNNFASYNRLYGSIGTLIALMLWLLITSIIIIVCFEVNVSLDLVEESKKRKRPEIEELVREEKKSLAG from the coding sequence ATCAAAACAAAAATCCTTAGGTTAGAAGTCAAGCTACTTTGGCAAGCTAGAAAGCTCAAGAAAATCCATTTAGGAGACCCGGACAAAAATCTTTTTGATGTCGGGAGGATTTTTTTGATTCAGCTGCAAAAGGACGACATTTTAGAACGTGCCGGTTCTATGGCTTTCAGCTATACGATAGCACTTTTCCCCATGATCTTATTTCTGCTGAATCTTATTCCATACTTGCAGGATATTTTCCCTTACATCACTACTCAAAACATTCTAAAATTCACCCAAGAAATCCTTCCCGAAGAAATCTATACCCAATCCGAAGGAACTATCATGGATATCGTATCCAAACCGAGGCAAAGTCTGCTTTCCCTGGGTTTTTTCTTCGCCTTATTTGCATCCACACAGGGGGTGGTGTCTATGATGAATTCTTTTAATTCAGTTTATCAAACGAAAGATAATAGAGGATTTCTCCAAAGCAGGGGTATAGCTGTCAGTATTGTGCTTATGCTTGCATTGACGGTAATTACCGCAAGTCTGGTAATGATTTTGGGAGGGATAATTATCCGAAGGCTTGACGAATTGCAAGTATTCAATTCAGGTTTTATGATATTCCTCTTTTCCACGCTTAAGTTCCTCATTCTACTGTTCATGTTTTATATCACCACAGCATTCATTTTTCGATTTGCACCGGCTGTACACGATAAATGGAAATTCTTCTCGGTGGGAGCAAAACTCGCCGGATTACTTATCACGCTTGGTTTCTATGGTTTCACTTTTTACCTGAACAATTTCGCAAGCTACAACAGACTCTATGGTTCAATAGGGACGTTGATTGCATTGATGCTTTGGCTACTGATCACATCTATCATCATCATTGTGTGCTTTGAGGTAAATGTGAGTTTGGACTTGGTTGAGGAAAGCAAAAAGCGAAAAAGACCGGAAATCGAGGAGTTGGTACGGGAAGAGAAAAAGAGTTTGGCAGGGTAA
- a CDS encoding thioesterase family protein: protein MYTAETQLRVRYAETDQMSYVYYGNYAMYFEVARVEAMRSAGFSYREMEDEGIMMPVLESHFHYIKPGKYDELLTIKTTIPTLPGARIRFEYEVFNEHRELITEGWTTLTFLKKDSHKPTRPPHNLLALLKGYFQEVG from the coding sequence ATGTACACCGCCGAAACCCAGTTAAGAGTCAGATACGCAGAGACTGATCAGATGAGTTATGTCTACTACGGAAACTATGCGATGTATTTCGAGGTAGCCAGAGTAGAAGCTATGCGTAGTGCAGGATTTTCGTACAGGGAAATGGAAGATGAAGGGATCATGATGCCGGTGCTGGAAAGCCACTTCCACTATATCAAACCCGGAAAATACGATGAGCTGCTCACTATCAAAACAACCATCCCTACCCTACCGGGTGCACGGATTCGATTTGAATATGAGGTATTTAATGAGCACAGAGAACTTATCACCGAAGGCTGGACAACACTTACTTTTCTCAAAAAAGACTCGCATAAGCCAACCAGACCTCCACATAATTTACTAGCTTTATTGAAAGGGTATTTTCAAGAAGTAGGATAA
- the mltG gene encoding endolytic transglycosylase MltG, producing the protein MQSDKRKNVYLVLVIAFSVMTISLSFYFYQVFFSPNTLMETDQNYMLKIGSNDTYKTVSNKLYEDNVVNDLVSFGFLAKILDYQENVKPGLYTIEPKMTNLELVKLLRSGKQTPVRVTFNNVRTKQDLAEKITANMEISEDQFLALIQDSVYIRKFDFDEETIMSMFVPNTYELWWNTTAEALFDRMYREYNSFWTDARKEKANLLGLSPKEVSTLASIVQAESQKADERPRIAGVYLNRLQLNMPLQADPTLVFALGDFELKRVLNVHKETDSPYNTYRYAGLPPGPINLPDINSLDAVLNAEEHTYLYFCAKEDFSGYHAFATSLAQHNANARRYQAALNAAKIY; encoded by the coding sequence ATGCAAAGTGATAAAAGAAAAAACGTCTATCTCGTCCTAGTCATTGCTTTTTCGGTGATGACTATCTCTCTGAGTTTCTATTTCTACCAGGTATTTTTCAGTCCAAATACACTGATGGAAACCGACCAAAACTATATGTTGAAAATCGGAAGCAATGATACCTACAAAACAGTTTCCAATAAACTCTACGAAGATAATGTCGTGAATGACTTGGTGAGTTTCGGTTTTCTTGCCAAAATCTTGGACTATCAGGAGAACGTAAAACCGGGGCTGTACACCATCGAACCCAAGATGACCAATCTCGAATTGGTGAAATTACTTCGTTCGGGAAAACAGACGCCAGTCCGGGTGACATTCAACAACGTAAGAACAAAACAGGATTTGGCAGAAAAAATCACCGCCAATATGGAGATATCAGAAGATCAGTTTCTGGCACTGATTCAGGATTCCGTCTATATCCGGAAATTTGATTTTGACGAAGAAACGATCATGAGCATGTTCGTTCCAAACACCTATGAACTGTGGTGGAATACGACAGCAGAGGCACTTTTTGACAGAATGTATAGGGAGTATAACAGTTTCTGGACGGATGCCAGAAAGGAGAAAGCAAATTTGCTTGGCTTATCCCCAAAAGAAGTGAGTACCTTGGCAAGTATTGTACAGGCCGAGAGCCAAAAAGCAGATGAGCGACCAAGAATCGCCGGTGTATACCTTAACAGACTACAATTGAATATGCCTTTGCAGGCGGATCCTACTCTGGTGTTTGCGTTGGGAGATTTTGAACTGAAAAGAGTACTGAACGTCCACAAAGAAACAGACAGTCCTTATAATACCTACAGGTATGCAGGCCTTCCACCGGGACCCATCAACCTTCCGGATATCAATTCCTTGGATGCCGTATTGAATGCAGAGGAGCATACTTACCTTTACTTCTGTGCGAAGGAGGATTTTTCGGGCTACCATGCTTTTGCCACCTCATTGGCCCAGCATAATGCGAATGCGAGAAGATATCAGGCTGCACTTAATGCCGCTAAGATTTATTGA
- a CDS encoding (deoxy)nucleoside triphosphate pyrophosphohydrolase has protein sequence MEVILVTCAVIFSDKRVLCALRSETMHLSGFWEFPGGKIEGKESPEDCLIREIREELAISIRIISAMKSNEHSYTEGKVLRLMPFACTWESGNIDLLEHEQVRWLTKEELKSVKWAPADLPIVEDLIGNWNNIQEQLVDWEQRKIRYGC, from the coding sequence ATGGAAGTAATTTTGGTCACTTGCGCTGTGATCTTTTCAGATAAAAGAGTCCTTTGTGCGCTACGATCGGAGACTATGCACCTGTCTGGTTTTTGGGAATTTCCCGGCGGGAAAATTGAAGGGAAAGAAAGTCCAGAGGATTGTCTTATACGGGAGATTAGAGAGGAATTGGCGATTTCTATTAGAATAATCTCCGCAATGAAGTCCAATGAGCATTCCTACACTGAAGGGAAAGTACTCCGGTTGATGCCTTTTGCATGCACATGGGAAAGCGGAAATATTGACTTGCTGGAACACGAACAGGTAAGATGGCTTACTAAAGAAGAATTGAAATCTGTTAAGTGGGCTCCCGCGGATTTGCCTATAGTAGAAGACTTAATTGGGAATTGGAACAATATTCAGGAACAACTAGTTGATTGGGAACAGAGAAAAATAAGATATGGCTGCTGA